The Sphingorhabdus sp. Alg231-15 genome has a segment encoding these proteins:
- a CDS encoding TonB-dependent receptor domain-containing protein yields the protein MTTRASLVTSLFVSTALFSPAVLAQTIAEDSAAQPDSADEALDEDVDISAPGGDFSGDIIVRGKFIPNPIRATSEVVSVLGEEEIARAADGDIAGSLQRVTGLSVVGGRFVFVRGLGERYSLALLNGLPLPSPEPLRRVVPLDLFPTSVIASTVVQKSYSVNYPGEFGGGVINLTTKATPDEPFLKFSFGISGDSETTGELGYTYDGSDSDIIGFDDGTRDIPNGLGQAIAQNVPISVGDNFTSLDLQNFAASLTNAETALIQRNNDIPANFSAEVTGGTTIDVGDAFVGIIATAGFENSWRTRGGLQQTSQGIVNIDGTEGLRPDQNFNFLTTENRIIVNGLLALSAEIGEHKFRFTNLYIHDTVKDASIKQGIDAINVDEETLLNQSRTSWFERQLFTTQFVGELKFDELSVDLRGSYANSKRDAPYQRTSSYAFDDQFANDFVNDLTSPGESARIRFSDLNDDVYGAGIDIGYETDIGVPINFTVGYSYYLNDREAQRRDFRFVPANGLASPFDQQRIDFLLSDINVFTQEIELREVAAQTSVPAYTAELEIHGGYGQFDAELADGLRLNVGVRYEDAQQEVLPITLTGGQASVATNLNNDYWLPAGTLTWNFADDMQFRLAASKTVARPQFRELAPQQFLDLDTDRTFIGNPLLEDSELINVEGRFEYYIGRGERITLAGFYKDIDNPIENVAFVQGGGTLFTGFSNAPKAQLYGAEVELVKYIPLYDLFGGDFFEDRRLLLAANYTYTKSEIKVADGDTAINPVTLQPTSALNLFADGDRLTGQSTHVANLQFGMEAEEGLSQQTILLTYNSPRVTARGPQDQPDLIERTGWQIDFVMREQLKIAGQEFELKFEARNLLGTDYRESQTLNDTRIINNGYDVGTRLSMSIGINF from the coding sequence ATGACGACGCGGGCATCTTTGGTCACAAGTCTATTCGTGAGCACGGCGCTATTTTCGCCTGCTGTTTTGGCGCAAACCATTGCTGAAGATTCGGCTGCACAGCCCGACTCAGCTGATGAAGCTCTAGATGAAGATGTGGATATTTCCGCTCCTGGGGGTGATTTTAGCGGCGATATTATCGTTCGCGGTAAATTTATACCGAACCCGATCCGGGCAACTTCGGAAGTCGTATCGGTTTTGGGTGAGGAAGAAATTGCCCGCGCGGCCGACGGCGATATTGCTGGCTCGCTGCAGCGGGTTACCGGTCTGAGTGTTGTGGGTGGTCGTTTTGTCTTCGTCCGCGGTTTGGGTGAACGGTACTCGTTGGCCTTGCTCAATGGTTTGCCATTACCTTCACCAGAACCTTTGCGCCGTGTAGTTCCACTCGATCTGTTTCCGACAAGTGTCATCGCTTCGACTGTGGTCCAGAAAAGCTACTCGGTAAACTATCCCGGTGAATTTGGCGGCGGTGTAATCAACCTGACAACCAAAGCTACTCCGGATGAGCCATTTCTGAAATTCAGCTTTGGTATCAGCGGCGACAGCGAAACAACGGGGGAACTAGGTTATACATATGATGGCTCAGACTCGGATATTATTGGCTTTGATGATGGGACGCGAGACATCCCGAATGGTCTTGGTCAAGCGATAGCGCAAAACGTACCTATTTCCGTTGGCGATAACTTTACCAGCCTTGATCTGCAAAATTTTGCTGCAAGTTTGACCAATGCTGAAACGGCATTGATTCAGCGAAACAACGACATTCCGGCGAATTTCTCTGCTGAAGTCACCGGTGGTACTACAATTGACGTCGGCGACGCTTTTGTCGGTATTATCGCAACAGCTGGCTTTGAAAATAGCTGGCGGACGCGTGGCGGTTTGCAACAAACGTCACAGGGTATCGTCAATATAGACGGTACCGAAGGTTTGCGGCCAGATCAGAATTTCAATTTCCTGACAACGGAAAATCGTATCATTGTTAATGGCTTACTGGCCTTATCTGCGGAGATTGGTGAGCATAAATTCCGGTTCACCAACCTCTATATTCACGATACCGTCAAAGATGCATCAATCAAACAGGGTATTGATGCGATCAATGTCGATGAAGAAACCTTACTCAATCAAAGCCGTACCAGTTGGTTTGAACGGCAGCTGTTTACAACCCAGTTTGTCGGTGAACTCAAATTTGACGAACTGTCAGTTGACCTGCGCGGCAGCTATGCCAATTCGAAGCGGGATGCACCGTATCAACGAACGTCGAGCTATGCATTTGATGACCAGTTTGCGAATGACTTTGTCAACGATCTGACTTCGCCGGGCGAGTCTGCGCGAATCCGGTTCAGTGATCTGAACGATGATGTTTATGGTGCCGGAATTGATATTGGTTACGAAACCGATATCGGTGTACCGATCAATTTTACCGTTGGTTACAGCTATTATCTCAACGATCGCGAAGCGCAGCGCCGTGATTTCCGTTTTGTCCCAGCCAATGGACTGGCAAGCCCGTTCGACCAGCAGCGCATCGATTTTCTGCTGTCAGACATTAACGTCTTCACCCAAGAGATTGAGCTGCGTGAAGTGGCGGCTCAGACCTCGGTTCCGGCTTATACCGCAGAATTGGAAATCCATGGTGGCTACGGTCAGTTTGATGCCGAGCTGGCCGATGGTCTCCGTTTGAACGTTGGCGTACGTTATGAAGATGCACAGCAAGAAGTATTGCCAATCACGCTCACCGGCGGTCAGGCTTCGGTCGCAACCAACCTGAATAACGATTATTGGTTGCCCGCTGGGACGCTGACATGGAATTTTGCCGATGATATGCAATTCCGTCTTGCTGCTTCCAAAACGGTTGCACGTCCGCAATTTCGTGAATTGGCGCCGCAACAATTTCTCGATCTTGATACCGACCGGACATTCATTGGTAACCCGCTGCTTGAGGATAGCGAGTTGATCAATGTCGAAGGTCGCTTTGAATATTATATCGGTCGTGGCGAGCGGATCACGCTGGCAGGCTTCTATAAAGATATCGACAATCCGATTGAGAATGTCGCCTTTGTTCAGGGCGGTGGAACGCTGTTTACCGGTTTCTCCAATGCGCCCAAGGCCCAGTTGTACGGCGCGGAGGTTGAGCTGGTAAAATATATCCCTCTCTATGACCTGTTCGGTGGTGACTTCTTTGAAGACCGCCGCCTGCTCTTGGCAGCGAATTACACATATACCAAATCGGAGATCAAAGTTGCTGATGGTGATACAGCTATAAACCCGGTGACGCTGCAGCCTACGTCGGCATTGAACCTGTTCGCAGATGGTGATCGCCTCACTGGTCAATCAACCCATGTCGCTAATCTGCAATTTGGAATGGAAGCCGAAGAAGGCTTGTCACAGCAGACGATTTTGCTGACCTATAACAGCCCACGTGTCACCGCACGTGGGCCGCAGGATCAACCCGATCTTATTGAGCGGACGGGTTGGCAGATTGATTTCGTGATGCGGGAACAACTAAAAATTGCGGGTCAGGAATTTGAATTGAAATTTGAAGCCCGCAATCTGCTGGGCACGGATTACCGCGAGTCACAGACACTGAACGACACCCGGATAATCAATAATGGCTATGATGTTGGAACGCGGCTTTCGATGAGTATCGGGATCAATTTTTGA
- a CDS encoding type II secretion system protein N yields the protein MFGLLAIILLVQAVRLIWLVATPLGPIGDWQSREVDVLSPSSRLSLFSSFDPFYRSGPTATAGVVTSLQLTLFGVRMNEGSGLGSAILAGPDGVQESFAVGDEIMSGVKLDAVQFDHVVIDRGGTKESLYLDQSVPAKTVGGDVASQVEPTPERTIGDPPITAAIQNAVDLAPRNVDGKVTGIVVSPRGDGAMFRAAGFADGDIIVSINGQPVSSTRDITALKSQIIPGARVSVEVERGADTVPIAINLGAQ from the coding sequence TTGTTCGGTTTGTTGGCGATCATACTGCTCGTTCAAGCGGTGAGACTGATCTGGTTGGTAGCGACACCGCTAGGCCCAATAGGAGATTGGCAGTCGCGCGAAGTGGACGTCCTTTCACCATCATCGCGCTTGTCACTATTTAGCAGTTTTGATCCATTTTATCGGTCCGGACCCACTGCCACGGCTGGCGTGGTTACATCGCTTCAACTCACATTATTTGGTGTTCGCATGAATGAGGGATCAGGATTGGGATCGGCGATATTGGCGGGGCCAGATGGTGTGCAAGAGAGCTTTGCTGTTGGCGATGAAATAATGTCAGGGGTCAAATTGGACGCGGTGCAATTTGATCATGTGGTGATTGACCGGGGCGGCACGAAGGAAAGCCTTTATCTCGACCAGTCGGTGCCAGCGAAAACCGTTGGTGGCGATGTTGCAAGCCAGGTGGAACCAACGCCTGAGCGCACTATTGGTGACCCGCCGATTACGGCAGCGATTCAGAACGCCGTCGATCTGGCACCGCGCAACGTCGATGGAAAGGTGACCGGGATTGTGGTTTCGCCGCGCGGCGATGGCGCCATGTTTCGTGCGGCAGGCTTTGCCGATGGAGACATTATCGTTTCGATTAACGGACAGCCAGTCTCTTCAACCCGCGACATTACCGCATTGAAGAGTCAGATTATACCGGGGGCTCGGGTGTCAGTTGAAGTCGAGCGCGGCGCGGATACTGTTCCCATAGCTATTAATTTGGGGGCACAGTGA